Sequence from the Actinocatenispora sera genome:
TCTTGGTCTTCGTGGCCGGCGAGTCGTCTTCGTCCGACTCCTCGACGACGTCGGCCAGCTCGGGCTCCACCGCGGCGTCCGACTCCTCGACGTATTCCTCGTCGATCTCGTCGTCCTCATCGACCTCGTCGGCGACCTGGTCGGCCGGGGTGACGACGCGGGCGATCGCACCCTTCGCGTACCGGTTGGTGACGCCGGGGGCGACCTCGATGGTGATCGACTCGTCGTCGGTGTCGACGATCGTGCCGTAGAGCCCGCCGAGCGTCATGATCTCGGCGCCGATTCCGGCGTTGGACTGCATCTGCTGCTGTTCGCGCTTGCGCTTCTGCTGCGGGCGAATGAGCAGGAAATACATCGCGACGATCATCAAGACAAACAGCAGGATCATGGTCCAGCTGCTGCCACCGCCGCTGCTAGATGCCGCCAAGGGCTGTGCGAAATGCACTGGTGACCTTCCCAATAATTCTTTGGTGTAGACCGGCCGGAGTCTAGCCGGTCAGACTTCGGGAACCCTGAACGGCGTAGGTCACGGTCCGATCACGCCTCACGTATCGAACAGATCTGGTTGTTCGTCCGGTGCGCCCGGATCCGGCGCGGCACCGAACGTGCCTGGCGGCGGTGTGCGGCCCAGATGTGTCCAGGCTGCCGGTGTCGCCACCCGACCACGGGGTGTCCGCGCCAGCAGGCCCGCACGGACCAGGTAAGGCTCACACACCTCCTCGACAGTATCCGGTTGCTCGCCGACCGCCACCGCCAAGGTGGTCAGCCCCACCGGACCGCCGCCGAACGAGGCGACGAGCGCGGCCAGCACCGCCCGGTCCAGCCGGTCGAGGCCCCGTTCGTCCACGTCGTAGACGCGAAGGGCGGCATGCGCCACCTCGCGGGTGATCACCCCGTCCGCCCGTACCTCGGCGAAGTCACGGACCCGGCGCAGCAGCCGGTTGGCGATGCGGGGGGTGCCCCGGGAACGGCCGGCGATCTCCACCGCGCCCTCCGGGGTCAGCGCCACACCGAGGATGCGGGCCGAGCGCACGAGCAGCGCGTCGAGCTGCTGCGGGGTGTAGAAGTCCAGGTGCGCGACGAACCCGAACCGGTCCCGCATCGGGCTGGTCAGCAGACCGGACCGGGTGGTCGCACCGACCAGCGTGAACGGCTCCACATCCAGCGGGATCGCGGTCGCGCCGGGCCCCTTTCCGACGACCACGTCGACCCGGAAGTCCTCCATCGCGCTGTACAGCAGTTCCTCGGCCGGGCGGGCGATCCGGTGGATCTCGTCGATGAACAGCACGTCACCCGGGCCGAGGCTGGTCAGCAGCGCGGCGAGATCACCGGAGCGTTCGATCGCCGGCCCGCTGGTCACCCGCAGCGCCGCGCCCAACTCCGCGGCCACGATGTTCGCCAGGGTGGTCTTGCCGAGGCCGGGCGGCCCCGCGAGCAGGATGTGGTCCGGGGGGTCGCCGCGGCGGGCGGCGCCGGCCAGCAGCAGCTGGAGCTGCTCGCGGACCCGGTCCTGGGCGATGAACTCGGCCAGCCGCCGGGGACGGACGTTGACCTCGGCGTCGCGCTCCTCGTCCGCCGCGTACGCCGAGACCGGGCTCGGCTCGCCGTCGCCGCTCATCGACCGCACCCGCCGGTCACTTGGTCCGCCCCAGCTGACGAATCGCCTGGCGCAGCAGGACCGGCATGGCCGGGACCGGCTCGCCCTCGGGCAGCGACTCGGCCACCGCGGCGATCGCGGCCGCGGCGTCCCGGCTGGACCAGCCGAGACCGACCAGCCCCTGCGTCACCTGGTCCTGCCAGGCTGCGGCGGGCCCGGCGAGGGTGGCCGGCGCCGGGTCGGCCGACGGCACCGGGCCGATCCGCTCGCGCAGTTCCAGGATCATCCGCTCGGCGGACTTCTTCCCGACCCCGGGAACCCTGGTCAGGGTGGCGATGTCGCCGCTGGCCAGCGCGCGCCGCACGGTCAGCGGGTCGAGCACCGCGATGATCGCCTGGGCGAGCTTGGGCCCCACCCCCGACGCGGTCTGCAGCAGCTCGAACAGGCCGCGCTCGGCCGGTGCGGCGAACCCGTACAGGGTGAGCGAGTCCTCCCGGACGACCAGGCTGGTGTGCAGCGTGGTCTCGGCGCCGACCTGCAGGGTCGCCAGGGTCGCCGGGGCGCACTGGACGGAGAAGCCCAGCCCGCCGGCCGCGCCGCCGATGTCGACCACCGCCTCGTTCGGCCCCACGGCGGTGACCCGCCCGCGAACGCTGGAGATCATCGACGCCCTCCCCATCCTCGACCCGACCGTGCCCCGCCGCCGGCCGCGGCGGCCAGCCTCGCCTTCGCGCTGCCCCGCCAGATGTGGCAGATGGCCAGCGCCAGTGCATCCGCCGCGTCGGCCGGCCGGGGCGGATCGGCGAGTCGCAGCAGCCGGGTCACCATCGCGGTGACCTGCGCCTTGTCCGCGGTACCGGAGCCGGTGATGGCGGCCTTGGCCTCGCTCGGTGTGTAGGTGGTGACCGGCAGGCCGGCGCGCGCCCCGGCCAGCACCGCGACCGCGCTGGCCTGCGCGGTACCGATCACGGTCTGGGTGTTGTGCTGGCTGAACACCCGTTCCACCGCCACCGCGTCGGGCGCGTGTTCGGCGACCAGCTCGCCGAGCCGGCGGTCCAGGGCGAGCAGCCGGTCCGGCAGGTCGGCGTCGGACGGGGTGCGGACCACCTCGACGGCGACCAGCGAGCAGGACCCGCCCGGCCGACCGGTCACGACACCGACACCGCACCGGGTCAGGCCGGGGTCGATCCCGAGCACCAACACGACGAGTCCTCCTCGAACGAACGTTCGAGGAGGACTGTACCGGTAACGGCGGGGACGGCCGCCGGTGCGACACGCGATCGGCCGGCCCGAGTCAGTCGATCGCGGCCAGCACCTCGTCGGACACGTCCGCGTTGGTGTAGACGTTCTGCACGTCGTCGCAGTCTTCCAGCGCGTCGACCAGCTTGAACACCTTGCGGGCGCCGTCCGCCTCGAGCGGCACGTTGACGCTGGCGAGGAAGCTCGCCTCGGCCGACTCGTAGTCGATGCCGGCGTCCT
This genomic interval carries:
- the ruvB gene encoding Holliday junction branch migration DNA helicase RuvB, which codes for MSGDGEPSPVSAYAADEERDAEVNVRPRRLAEFIAQDRVREQLQLLLAGAARRGDPPDHILLAGPPGLGKTTLANIVAAELGAALRVTSGPAIERSGDLAALLTSLGPGDVLFIDEIHRIARPAEELLYSAMEDFRVDVVVGKGPGATAIPLDVEPFTLVGATTRSGLLTSPMRDRFGFVAHLDFYTPQQLDALLVRSARILGVALTPEGAVEIAGRSRGTPRIANRLLRRVRDFAEVRADGVITREVAHAALRVYDVDERGLDRLDRAVLAALVASFGGGPVGLTTLAVAVGEQPDTVEEVCEPYLVRAGLLARTPRGRVATPAAWTHLGRTPPPGTFGAAPDPGAPDEQPDLFDT
- the ruvA gene encoding Holliday junction branch migration protein RuvA, encoding MISSVRGRVTAVGPNEAVVDIGGAAGGLGFSVQCAPATLATLQVGAETTLHTSLVVREDSLTLYGFAAPAERGLFELLQTASGVGPKLAQAIIAVLDPLTVRRALASGDIATLTRVPGVGKKSAERMILELRERIGPVPSADPAPATLAGPAAAWQDQVTQGLVGLGWSSRDAAAAIAAVAESLPEGEPVPAMPVLLRQAIRQLGRTK
- the ruvC gene encoding crossover junction endodeoxyribonuclease RuvC, with translation MLVLGIDPGLTRCGVGVVTGRPGGSCSLVAVEVVRTPSDADLPDRLLALDRRLGELVAEHAPDAVAVERVFSQHNTQTVIGTAQASAVAVLAGARAGLPVTTYTPSEAKAAITGSGTADKAQVTAMVTRLLRLADPPRPADAADALALAICHIWRGSAKARLAAAAGGGARSGRGWGGRR